The Planococcus liqunii genome includes a region encoding these proteins:
- the rlmH gene encoding 23S rRNA (pseudouridine(1915)-N(3))-methyltransferase RlmH produces the protein MNISIISVGKLKEKYLKAGIEEYTKRLGSYAKIAEIEVADEKAPEQLSEADMEIVKKKEADRILAKVSPDAYVIALAIDGKMKTSEGLAKDIESLMTYGRSKIVFVIGGSLGLHEEVLKRADEKLSFSKMTFPHQLMKLILVEQVYRAFRIMKNEPYHK, from the coding sequence GTGAATATCTCGATTATCAGTGTCGGAAAACTGAAAGAGAAATATTTAAAAGCCGGGATTGAAGAATATACGAAGCGGCTTGGAAGCTACGCAAAAATCGCTGAAATCGAAGTAGCGGACGAAAAAGCGCCGGAGCAGTTAAGCGAGGCGGATATGGAGATCGTGAAGAAGAAGGAAGCGGACCGGATTCTGGCAAAAGTCTCGCCGGATGCTTACGTCATCGCACTGGCGATTGACGGCAAGATGAAAACTTCTGAAGGGCTGGCAAAAGACATCGAATCGCTTATGACCTACGGCCGTAGCAAGATTGTCTTTGTCATCGGCGGATCACTCGGCCTCCATGAGGAGGTATTGAAGCGGGCGGATGAGAAATTGTCGTTTTCAAAAATGACGTTTCCGCATCAATTGATGAAGCTGATTTTGGTGGAGCAGGTGTACCGGGCTTTCCGGATTATGAAGAATGAGCCTTATCATAAATAG
- a CDS encoding CxxH/CxxC protein has protein sequence MKIMCCKTHVEHGLDMFVAETKSYPILTELSEQEKLSTKCDYCEEAALYLVANE, from the coding sequence ATGAAGATAATGTGCTGTAAAACCCACGTGGAGCATGGCTTGGACATGTTTGTGGCAGAGACAAAAAGTTATCCTATTCTTACAGAATTATCAGAACAAGAAAAGTTATCCACAAAATGCGATTACTGTGAAGAAGCTGCGTTGTATCTTGTGGCGAACGAATGA
- a CDS encoding DinB family protein, which produces MFTNLEDFFTEWHEEAKLTQQILDALTDESLHQQVADGYRTLGRLGWHLVTTLDEMVSHTGLQFSSAKFGTPVPETAEEIAEVYRFSNQSMVTAMKENWTDETLKEEYDMYGEMWNGATVLKVLYAHQIHHRGQMTVLMRQAGLKVPGLYGPAKEEWAAMGAPPPEV; this is translated from the coding sequence ATGTTTACCAACCTGGAAGACTTTTTTACGGAATGGCATGAGGAAGCGAAATTGACCCAGCAGATTTTGGATGCCTTGACCGACGAGTCGCTCCATCAACAAGTAGCGGATGGCTACCGGACACTTGGGCGTTTGGGGTGGCATTTGGTGACGACATTGGATGAAATGGTCAGCCATACGGGCCTTCAATTTTCAAGCGCGAAATTCGGCACGCCGGTGCCGGAGACGGCGGAAGAAATTGCGGAAGTGTACCGTTTTTCCAATCAATCGATGGTGACGGCGATGAAAGAAAATTGGACGGACGAGACCTTAAAAGAAGAATATGACATGTACGGCGAGATGTGGAACGGTGCAACGGTTTTAAAGGTGCTGTATGCGCACCAGATTCATCACCGCGGCCAGATGACGGTGTTGATGCGCCAAGCCGGGCTGAAGGTGCCGGGGCTGTATGGGCCGGCAAAAGAGGAATGGGCGGCTATGGGCGCACCACCTCCAGAAGTTTAA
- a CDS encoding S1C family serine protease: MGYYNNPSGQPKPRRAGTFLAGLAGVAIGALLVWLLFSSVPGLAPKNDNAATSTQLTETDRQSATASVEITTDVTDAVEKAADAVVGVTNLQAANDFWSQGQGQEQAVGTGSGVIYKNEGGKAYVVTNHHVIEGASGIELTLSDGTKVEATLVGSDIWTDLAVLEMDDANVPDVAELGDSDVLKRGETVIAIGNPLGLDFSGSVTTGVVSGTDRAVPVDLDGNGSEDWQAEVLQTDAAINPGNSGGALVNLAGQLIGINSMKIATDAVEGIGFAIPINSALPVIESIEQNGEMIRPAMGITLMDLVQVPQAQREETLNLPADVKEGVVVNSVVDGSAAAKAGMQQFDVIVEMDGEPVGDIIELRKHLYNEKKIGDTLAVKAYRNGELMDFELELVDNSAL; encoded by the coding sequence ATGGGATATTACAATAATCCATCAGGACAGCCGAAACCGCGCCGTGCGGGCACATTTCTGGCAGGCCTGGCGGGAGTGGCAATCGGTGCGTTGCTGGTGTGGCTGCTGTTTTCTTCAGTTCCAGGGCTTGCACCGAAAAATGATAATGCAGCTACCAGTACACAACTGACGGAAACGGACCGGCAGTCAGCGACGGCTTCCGTTGAAATCACGACAGATGTTACCGATGCGGTGGAAAAGGCGGCGGATGCAGTAGTCGGTGTGACGAATTTGCAGGCGGCCAATGATTTCTGGTCACAGGGCCAAGGACAGGAACAGGCAGTTGGGACCGGTTCCGGCGTCATTTATAAAAACGAAGGCGGCAAAGCGTATGTGGTGACGAATCACCACGTCATTGAAGGCGCAAGCGGCATTGAATTGACCTTGTCAGACGGCACGAAAGTCGAAGCGACGCTGGTCGGCAGCGATATCTGGACCGATCTGGCGGTACTGGAAATGGACGATGCCAATGTGCCGGATGTGGCGGAACTGGGCGATTCGGATGTATTGAAGCGGGGCGAAACGGTCATTGCCATCGGCAATCCGCTCGGACTTGATTTTTCAGGTTCGGTCACGACCGGCGTGGTTTCCGGGACAGACCGGGCAGTTCCAGTCGACTTGGACGGCAATGGCTCAGAAGACTGGCAGGCTGAAGTGCTGCAGACAGATGCAGCGATCAACCCAGGCAACAGCGGCGGCGCCCTTGTCAATTTGGCTGGGCAATTGATCGGCATCAACTCGATGAAAATTGCGACCGATGCGGTTGAAGGAATCGGATTCGCCATTCCGATCAATTCAGCGCTCCCAGTGATTGAGTCGATTGAACAAAACGGCGAAATGATTCGTCCGGCAATGGGCATCACGTTGATGGACTTGGTACAAGTGCCTCAGGCGCAGCGTGAAGAGACCTTGAACCTGCCAGCGGACGTCAAGGAAGGTGTAGTCGTCAACTCGGTTGTAGACGGCTCAGCAGCAGCCAAAGCAGGCATGCAGCAATTTGACGTGATTGTCGAGATGGATGGTGAACCGGTCGGCGACATCATCGAACTTCGCAAGCATCTATACAACGAAAAGAAAATTGGGGATACGTTAGCCGTCAAAGCTTACCGAAACGGCGAATTGATGGACTTTGAACTGGAGCTTGTTGATAACTCCGCATTGTAA
- a CDS encoding MBL fold metallo-hydrolase encodes MRFSVLASGSSGNAIYIENDQHSFLVDAGLSGRKMEELFATIGKKMNNLDGILVTHEHSDHIKGLGIVARKHKVPIYANAKTWQAMDGLVGAIPAEQRFHFDMDTVKSFGSLDIESFAVSHDAADPMFYVFHENGRKLALITDTGYVSDRMKGIIQASDAFVFESNHDVGMLQMGRYPWSVKRRILSDVGHVSNEDAAVAMSEVMAEKPTRIYLSHLSKDNNMKDLARMSVEQTLQTKGIIVGEYVDLLDTDANVPTELVVV; translated from the coding sequence ATGCGGTTTAGTGTATTAGCAAGCGGCTCAAGCGGCAATGCTATTTATATAGAAAACGACCAGCATTCGTTTTTGGTCGATGCAGGGCTCAGCGGACGGAAAATGGAAGAGCTGTTTGCCACGATCGGCAAAAAAATGAATAACCTGGATGGCATTCTGGTGACGCATGAGCACAGTGACCATATTAAAGGCCTCGGAATTGTGGCACGGAAACACAAAGTGCCAATCTATGCCAATGCGAAAACCTGGCAGGCCATGGACGGGCTGGTTGGCGCGATTCCTGCGGAGCAGCGCTTTCACTTTGACATGGATACGGTCAAGAGCTTCGGCTCGCTCGATATTGAATCTTTTGCCGTATCGCACGATGCAGCCGATCCCATGTTTTATGTGTTCCATGAAAATGGGCGCAAATTGGCGCTGATCACCGATACGGGCTATGTCAGCGACCGGATGAAAGGCATCATCCAGGCATCCGATGCGTTTGTGTTTGAAAGCAACCACGACGTCGGCATGCTGCAGATGGGCCGCTACCCTTGGTCCGTCAAACGGCGCATCCTGAGTGACGTCGGACACGTGTCGAACGAAGATGCAGCAGTGGCGATGAGCGAAGTCATGGCGGAAAAGCCGACGCGCATCTACTTGTCGCATTTAAGCAAAGACAACAACATGAAAGACTTGGCGCGCATGAGCGTCGAACAAACCTTGCAAACCAAAGGTATTATTGTCGGGGAATACGTCGATCTGCTGGACACCGACGCCAATGTGCCGACAGAATTAGTAGTTGTGTGA
- a CDS encoding two-component system regulatory protein YycI — protein sequence MDWNKTKSIFIIVFAILNVFLYSLYLERYKEAESVVFLTESSNEEKLEAEGITYSNLPEAAGKLPYVTGTMKTFVATDVPGVDLKENRRNDKLLSVSFTEPMALDDKISTETLEEFVEETIYEGKQYGLWKIEEQEKRAMFFQEINGEPLFYSDSGNLTVYWNDDGEITHYEQALFENIVEGEQQKDLISPVQAIHNLYQKRFLPSNTEIDSAELGYSEYVTVSENTQMFLPTWRIQATFEDGSEEEFFVNAVKGDVIELKKTEQAEVTQ from the coding sequence TTGGATTGGAATAAAACCAAATCCATTTTCATCATTGTCTTTGCCATACTCAATGTGTTTTTGTATTCTCTTTATTTGGAGCGGTACAAAGAAGCGGAAAGCGTGGTTTTCCTCACAGAGTCTTCTAATGAAGAAAAACTGGAAGCGGAAGGCATTACGTATTCCAATTTGCCGGAAGCTGCGGGCAAACTGCCTTATGTGACCGGAACGATGAAAACATTTGTAGCGACTGACGTGCCGGGTGTAGACTTGAAAGAGAACCGGAGAAATGATAAATTATTGTCCGTCAGCTTTACGGAGCCTATGGCGCTCGATGACAAAATAAGCACGGAAACACTGGAGGAATTCGTGGAAGAAACCATCTACGAAGGGAAACAGTACGGCTTGTGGAAGATTGAAGAACAAGAAAAAAGAGCGATGTTTTTTCAGGAAATCAACGGGGAGCCCTTGTTCTACAGCGATAGTGGAAACTTGACGGTTTACTGGAACGACGATGGAGAAATTACGCATTATGAACAAGCCCTCTTCGAGAATATAGTCGAAGGCGAGCAACAGAAAGACCTGATTTCACCTGTCCAGGCTATCCATAACCTTTATCAGAAAAGATTCCTGCCATCCAATACAGAGATTGATTCAGCCGAACTCGGCTATTCGGAATACGTGACGGTATCGGAAAATACTCAAATGTTCCTTCCGACATGGCGCATTCAGGCGACGTTTGAAGATGGCAGCGAAGAAGAGTTCTTCGTGAATGCGGTAAAAGGGGATGTCATCGAACTGAAGAAGACAGAGCAGGCAGAAGTTACACAATAA
- a CDS encoding YycH family regulatory protein: MKYIEYIKSIALFLLIALSLFLTFIIWTFTPGFDRIETTPAIEVALGKTKTVEEVIQPSKVLYHYNDVVTGTTEKEQVDLLLEVMKQWQIRDVLSLAEEAPMNVLKSYMHEPNRAVLYFPGPVPFPVFDTIMEVSADSIPEASFDRLVIEWGETENTDFTLYFINTRTGRVLQANVSASELEQFQSRVVEPAFNYETFITNEDISTLPIYVQENALEMNTYRYLQEDIVSQKFVDGLFENPGRVQSTGDLANEEYSDESDALMSVDSSHKSINYVQPKAETQDPAIPSELLFETVDFINGHSGWTNDYRYFAMSPLNQQIEYRLYLDNMPVFSPTLSTELELVWGIDAEMEQVFRYKRPFYVLESWAETGAATLPSGKAALHAISHLKEQDLKKITDILPGYELTLDDKDPARLLSLQPAWYFKSEGVWTRLTKKELGGGQVGLE; the protein is encoded by the coding sequence ATGAAGTATATCGAATACATCAAATCTATCGCTTTGTTTTTGCTTATTGCTCTTAGCCTTTTCCTGACCTTCATCATTTGGACGTTTACACCAGGATTTGACCGGATTGAAACGACGCCGGCCATCGAAGTGGCTCTTGGAAAGACGAAAACCGTGGAAGAAGTCATCCAGCCGAGCAAAGTCCTTTATCATTACAATGATGTGGTCACTGGAACAACCGAAAAAGAGCAGGTCGATCTGCTCCTGGAAGTCATGAAGCAATGGCAAATCCGGGATGTGCTGTCGCTTGCTGAAGAAGCACCGATGAATGTATTAAAATCGTATATGCATGAACCGAACCGTGCCGTCTTGTATTTCCCGGGACCGGTACCGTTTCCGGTTTTTGATACGATCATGGAAGTGTCAGCTGACAGCATTCCGGAAGCATCGTTCGACCGGCTGGTCATTGAATGGGGCGAAACGGAAAATACCGATTTCACGCTTTACTTCATCAACACCCGAACCGGCCGCGTGCTGCAGGCAAATGTGTCCGCTTCAGAGCTGGAGCAATTCCAATCGAGAGTAGTGGAGCCTGCTTTTAATTACGAAACCTTTATCACCAATGAAGACATTAGCACTTTGCCGATTTATGTGCAGGAAAATGCGCTCGAAATGAACACGTACCGTTATTTGCAGGAAGACATCGTTAGCCAGAAATTTGTAGACGGGCTGTTCGAAAATCCCGGGCGCGTCCAATCGACCGGCGATTTGGCGAACGAGGAATACAGCGACGAATCCGATGCGTTGATGAGCGTGGACAGCAGCCATAAAAGCATCAATTATGTCCAGCCAAAAGCGGAAACACAGGATCCCGCGATTCCATCCGAATTGCTTTTTGAGACGGTCGACTTTATCAATGGCCATAGCGGCTGGACAAATGACTACCGCTACTTTGCGATGAGTCCGCTGAACCAGCAGATCGAGTACCGGCTTTACTTGGACAATATGCCGGTATTCAGCCCGACGCTTTCAACCGAGCTGGAGCTGGTCTGGGGGATTGATGCGGAAATGGAGCAGGTATTCCGCTACAAACGCCCTTTCTATGTATTGGAATCGTGGGCGGAAACCGGTGCAGCTACTTTGCCTTCCGGAAAAGCGGCGCTGCATGCCATTTCGCATTTGAAAGAGCAGGACTTGAAGAAGATTACCGATATCTTGCCTGGCTATGAGCTGACACTCGACGATAAAGATCCGGCACGGCTGTTGAGTTTGCAGCCGGCCTGGTATTTTAAATCTGAAGGCGTATGGACCCGCTTAACGAAAAAAGAGTTAGGAGGTGGGCAAGTTGGATTGGAATAA
- the walK gene encoding cell wall metabolism sensor histidine kinase WalK: MQKVSFFKSIHVKFVLIYLLLILLAMQIIGLYFAQELEETLTMNFKDSIEERMNIVEFSVREEMVKPRTEEESTIEQSLRSVLAGFQSSDIDEIRVVDARYRILASSATDNQSLVGQRSTLDIVTQSIVAETPDERTYVNSQADRVWVRTQPIIAEGGEVLGTLYMEADIENVYDQMDDINAILAVGTAIALAVTAVLGVLVAQTISRPISDMRRQAQAMARGNFSRKVRVYGNDEIGQLAKSFNNLTNRLQESQQSTESERRKLASVLANMTDGVLSTDRRGRVILINDPGLRLLNVSRETVINRPITSVLGLDSEYTFEDLIHLKDAITLDFSSYDESALLRASFSVIQKETGFVNGVIAVLHDNTEQEKIDMERREFVANVSHELRTPLTTMRSYLEALADGAWQDQELAPTFLNVTQTETERMIRLVNDLLKLSKMDASETEINKEMVEFNVFFNRIIDRFEMSKSQNVYFERELPEEQYFVEIDPDKLTQVIDNIISNALKYSPEGGKIRFAMTIEDGFILIRIVDQGMGIPKENVDKIFDRFYRVDRARSRAMGGTGLGLAISKEMINAHGGHIWAESQYGKGTTIFFTLPFEEDVGGEWE, translated from the coding sequence ATGCAAAAAGTAAGTTTTTTTAAATCGATTCATGTGAAATTTGTGTTGATCTACCTCTTGCTAATCCTGTTGGCGATGCAGATTATCGGCCTTTATTTTGCGCAAGAGCTTGAGGAAACTTTGACGATGAACTTCAAGGACTCCATCGAAGAACGAATGAATATTGTCGAGTTCAGTGTGCGGGAAGAAATGGTCAAACCGCGGACCGAAGAAGAATCGACGATTGAACAAAGCCTGCGCTCGGTACTGGCCGGTTTTCAGTCATCGGATATTGATGAAATCCGCGTCGTCGATGCCCGGTACCGGATTTTGGCTTCATCGGCCACTGACAACCAGTCTTTGGTCGGCCAGCGTTCCACACTGGACATCGTGACGCAGTCCATTGTCGCTGAAACACCTGATGAACGGACATATGTAAACAGCCAAGCAGACCGAGTATGGGTCCGAACTCAGCCGATCATCGCAGAGGGCGGCGAAGTGCTCGGTACTTTATATATGGAAGCAGATATTGAAAATGTCTACGACCAGATGGATGACATCAATGCCATTTTGGCTGTCGGCACCGCCATTGCCCTGGCCGTAACGGCAGTGCTCGGCGTGCTGGTGGCCCAGACGATTTCCAGACCGATTTCCGACATGCGGCGGCAAGCCCAGGCGATGGCTAGAGGGAATTTCTCCCGAAAAGTCCGCGTCTACGGAAATGATGAAATCGGGCAATTGGCGAAGTCATTCAACAACCTGACCAATCGGCTGCAGGAATCCCAGCAGTCCACAGAAAGCGAACGCCGGAAATTGGCGTCCGTACTTGCCAATATGACCGACGGGGTTCTGTCGACCGACCGGAGAGGGCGCGTCATTTTGATCAACGATCCGGGACTCCGCCTTTTAAATGTTTCACGTGAAACGGTCATCAACCGGCCGATCACTTCGGTATTGGGCTTGGATTCAGAATATACATTTGAAGATCTGATCCACTTAAAAGATGCCATCACATTGGATTTCAGTTCTTATGACGAAAGCGCGCTCCTGCGGGCTAGCTTTTCGGTCATCCAGAAAGAAACCGGCTTTGTGAACGGCGTTATCGCGGTATTGCACGACAATACCGAACAGGAAAAAATCGATATGGAGCGCCGGGAATTCGTGGCCAATGTTTCGCATGAATTGCGGACTCCATTGACGACAATGAGAAGCTACCTTGAAGCGCTTGCTGACGGTGCATGGCAGGACCAGGAACTGGCGCCGACGTTTTTGAATGTCACCCAGACCGAAACGGAACGGATGATCCGCTTGGTCAACGATTTGTTGAAGCTATCAAAAATGGATGCCAGCGAAACGGAAATCAACAAAGAAATGGTCGAGTTTAATGTCTTCTTCAACCGCATCATCGACCGTTTTGAAATGTCGAAGTCGCAAAATGTTTATTTCGAGCGCGAACTTCCGGAAGAGCAGTATTTCGTCGAAATCGATCCGGATAAATTGACGCAGGTTATTGATAACATCATTTCCAATGCGCTCAAGTATTCACCGGAAGGCGGGAAAATCCGCTTTGCCATGACAATTGAAGACGGCTTTATCCTCATTCGCATCGTCGACCAGGGCATGGGCATTCCAAAAGAGAATGTGGATAAGATTTTTGATCGGTTCTACCGGGTTGACCGGGCACGTTCCCGGGCAATGGGAGGCACGGGCCTTGGCCTTGCCATTTCAAAAGAAATGATCAATGCGCACGGCGGCCATATCTGGGCAGAAAGCCAGTACGGAAAAGGAACGACCATTTTCTTCACGCTGCCATTTGAAGAGGATGTCGGAGGTGAGTGGGAATGA
- the yycF gene encoding response regulator YycF, whose protein sequence is MSKTILVVDDEKPIADILQFNLKKEGFNVLCAYDGDEAIKIAEEVQPDLMLLDIMLPNRDGMEVCREIRKKFDFPIIMLTAKDSEIDKVLGLELGADDYVTKPFSTRELIARVKANLRRQNVVPLEEEGPNSNDIEVGSLIIQPDAYLVQKRDETIELTHREFELLHYLGKHIGQVMTREHLLQTVWGYDYFGDVRTVDVTIRRLREKIEDNPSHPAWIVTRRGVGYYLRNPEQE, encoded by the coding sequence ATGAGTAAAACCATTTTGGTTGTTGACGATGAAAAACCGATTGCAGACATTCTGCAGTTTAATTTGAAAAAAGAGGGCTTTAATGTCTTGTGTGCGTACGACGGCGATGAAGCCATCAAAATAGCGGAAGAAGTGCAGCCGGATTTGATGCTTCTGGACATCATGCTGCCGAACCGCGACGGTATGGAAGTATGCCGGGAAATCCGCAAAAAATTCGACTTTCCGATTATTATGCTGACGGCAAAAGACTCGGAAATCGATAAAGTGCTGGGCCTTGAGCTGGGAGCGGACGATTACGTCACCAAGCCGTTTTCGACACGCGAACTGATTGCACGGGTGAAAGCCAACCTGCGCCGCCAAAATGTCGTGCCGCTTGAAGAAGAAGGTCCGAATTCGAACGATATTGAAGTCGGGTCATTGATCATCCAGCCGGACGCTTATTTGGTCCAAAAGCGCGACGAAACGATTGAATTGACGCACCGCGAATTTGAATTATTGCATTACCTTGGAAAACACATCGGCCAAGTGATGACGCGCGAGCATTTGCTGCAGACTGTCTGGGGCTATGATTATTTTGGGGACGTTCGGACAGTTGACGTAACCATCCGGCGCCTTCGTGAAAAAATTGAAGACAATCCGAGCCATCCAGCATGGATCGTTACCCGCAGGGGAGTAGGGTATTACTTGCGGAATCCTGAACAGGAGTAG
- a CDS encoding peptidoglycan DD-metalloendopeptidase family protein, which translates to MKNIQQPAAGRAFLKAAAASALLLTSLSFTPVFATSEDKHSLQPVYHLYNDGQYLGTVSDEQAVENMMDEKRSKLQPQYAALDLEVDEGFKIVEEKVFERSLPNEQETLAEAAKEVEIQASAFALSVNGREVLQVKDQAAFEALIQQLKLAYATPEELAAWEQRKETQAPLPELEPGQANLIDLTITKNLSGAAKQTNPAGVMEPDQAAKYLLTGERSYSVREGDEAEKLADAFGMETEELAALNPSINLAQLAPGTQLNASAAGPLVTVQVKKQQKQIALIPHKSLKEDDPKLLKGKTKLKQQGKNGRKHVTSAVETVNGQEISREVVVEQATLEPIDHIVSNGTMPPPSVGTGTFAWPAEGGEITSKRGHRWGRLHNGIDIARSSGPAIKSADHGVVKAAGAAGTFGNRVVVDHQNGYETIYAHLSSIDVKAGDVVPQGTKLGNMGNTGRSTGIHLHFEVSLNGVTQDPLKYIN; encoded by the coding sequence ATGAAGAACATTCAACAACCGGCAGCCGGCCGGGCGTTTTTAAAGGCAGCGGCCGCCTCGGCATTGTTGCTGACAAGCCTTAGCTTCACGCCAGTGTTTGCAACGTCTGAAGATAAGCACAGCCTGCAGCCAGTTTACCACTTGTATAATGATGGGCAGTACCTCGGCACAGTATCTGATGAGCAGGCAGTGGAAAATATGATGGATGAGAAACGCAGCAAGCTTCAGCCGCAATATGCTGCTTTGGATCTGGAAGTGGACGAAGGCTTCAAGATTGTGGAGGAGAAGGTGTTCGAACGCAGTTTGCCGAACGAGCAGGAAACGTTGGCGGAAGCTGCTAAAGAAGTGGAAATCCAAGCTTCCGCTTTCGCGTTATCGGTCAATGGGCGCGAAGTGCTTCAAGTGAAAGACCAGGCGGCATTTGAGGCCCTGATCCAGCAATTGAAACTGGCCTATGCCACGCCGGAAGAGCTGGCAGCTTGGGAACAGCGGAAAGAAACACAAGCGCCTTTGCCGGAGTTGGAGCCGGGACAGGCGAATCTTATCGATTTAACAATCACAAAGAACTTGTCGGGAGCTGCAAAACAGACAAATCCGGCGGGTGTCATGGAACCGGACCAGGCTGCGAAATACTTGCTGACTGGAGAGCGTTCTTATAGTGTCCGTGAAGGCGATGAAGCCGAAAAGCTAGCGGATGCGTTCGGAATGGAAACAGAAGAACTTGCTGCTTTGAATCCGAGCATCAACCTGGCTCAATTAGCCCCCGGTACCCAGTTGAATGCATCAGCAGCCGGACCTTTGGTGACGGTGCAAGTGAAAAAACAGCAGAAACAGATTGCCCTGATTCCGCATAAGTCCCTGAAAGAAGACGATCCCAAGTTATTGAAGGGCAAAACAAAGCTCAAGCAGCAAGGGAAAAATGGCAGAAAGCATGTTACCTCTGCAGTGGAAACCGTCAACGGCCAGGAAATTTCGAGAGAAGTCGTAGTCGAGCAGGCCACGCTAGAGCCGATTGACCACATCGTTTCAAACGGCACAATGCCTCCTCCATCAGTCGGCACCGGAACATTTGCGTGGCCGGCAGAAGGCGGTGAAATCACCAGCAAAAGAGGCCATCGCTGGGGGCGTCTCCATAATGGCATCGACATTGCCCGTTCAAGCGGACCGGCCATCAAGTCGGCCGACCACGGCGTAGTAAAAGCGGCCGGAGCGGCTGGAACATTCGGGAACCGGGTGGTAGTCGACCATCAAAACGGGTATGAAACCATCTATGCCCATTTGTCTTCGATTGACGTCAAAGCCGGAGACGTGGTCCCGCAAGGAACGAAATTGGGGAATATGGGGAATACCGGCCGTTCTACCGGCATCCATCTGCATTTTGAAGTCTCTTTGAACGGTGTTACGCAAGATCCGTTAAAATATATCAATTAA
- a CDS encoding adenylosuccinate synthase: protein MTSVVVVGTQWGDEGKGKITDFLSEHAEVIARYQGGNNAGHTIIFGGETYKLHLIPSGIFYKDKISVIGNGMVVDPKALVKELKALHARGVTTENLRISNRAHVILPYHIKQDEVEEARRGANKIGTTGKGIGPAYMDKAARVGIRMADLLDHVVFEEKLRMNLNEKNRMFEKFYETEGFTVEEIMEEYYEYGQEIAKYVTDTSKVLNDAIDDGRRVLFEGAQGVMLDIDQGTYPFVTSSNPVAGGVTIGAGVGPTTIQHVIGVCKAYTSRVGDGPFPTELFDEIGQQIREVGKEYGTTTGRPRRIGWFDSVVVRHARRVSGLTDLTVNSIDVLTGLETVKICTAYRYNGELITEYPANLRMLADCEPVYEELPGWSEDVTKCKSLDELPENARHYLERIAQLTGVQISIFSVGPDRNQTNIVTSVWR, encoded by the coding sequence ATGACATCAGTCGTAGTAGTAGGAACGCAATGGGGAGACGAAGGAAAAGGGAAAATTACGGATTTTCTATCCGAACACGCAGAAGTGATTGCGCGTTACCAAGGCGGCAACAATGCCGGACATACCATCATTTTCGGCGGCGAAACGTACAAGCTGCATTTGATTCCATCAGGGATTTTCTACAAGGACAAAATTTCAGTGATCGGCAACGGTATGGTAGTGGATCCGAAAGCACTTGTAAAAGAACTTAAAGCGCTGCACGCACGAGGCGTCACAACTGAAAACCTGCGCATTTCCAACCGCGCACACGTCATTCTGCCTTACCACATCAAGCAGGACGAAGTGGAAGAAGCAAGACGTGGAGCCAACAAAATCGGAACCACAGGAAAAGGCATCGGGCCTGCTTATATGGACAAAGCGGCGCGTGTCGGCATCCGTATGGCGGACCTGTTGGATCATGTTGTGTTCGAGGAAAAGCTTCGCATGAACTTGAACGAGAAAAACCGGATGTTCGAGAAGTTTTATGAAACGGAAGGATTTACGGTTGAAGAAATCATGGAAGAGTATTATGAATATGGCCAGGAAATTGCCAAGTATGTAACCGATACATCAAAAGTATTAAACGATGCCATCGATGACGGCCGCCGCGTTCTTTTTGAAGGCGCACAAGGCGTTATGCTGGATATCGACCAAGGTACATATCCATTTGTTACTTCATCAAACCCGGTTGCGGGCGGTGTGACAATCGGTGCCGGCGTCGGCCCGACAACCATCCAGCACGTCATCGGCGTATGTAAAGCCTATACGTCACGCGTCGGCGACGGTCCGTTCCCGACGGAATTGTTTGACGAAATCGGTCAGCAGATCCGTGAAGTCGGCAAAGAGTACGGCACGACAACAGGGCGTCCGCGCCGCATCGGCTGGTTCGACAGTGTTGTTGTCCGCCATGCAAGACGCGTCAGCGGGTTGACGGATTTGACGGTTAACTCGATCGACGTATTGACAGGCCTTGAAACGGTGAAAATCTGTACCGCTTACCGCTACAACGGCGAGTTGATCACAGAATACCCGGCAAACCTGCGCATGCTTGCAGATTGCGAACCGGTCTACGAAGAACTTCCAGGCTGGTCGGAAGATGTAACGAAATGCAAATCTTTGGATGAACTTCCGGAAAACGCACGCCATTATTTGGAGCGCATTGCCCAATTGACAGGCGTCCAGATTTCCATCTTCTCAGTCGGCCCAGACCGCAACCAGACGAACATCGTAACAAGCGTTTGGCGTTAA